aggaatatttaatttagattctaataaatatatagaacaATTAATATATAGTATTAAAATGTGTTTAATAGAAATTCTTgactatttaaaaaatataaatcatatgtatatatataatataaatgatgaggaatatttttaccattttaGAGAAATTATGTCTATTGAATTTTCAGAAATCGATATAAAttctataatttattattcaaatatttataaacaaatttatgaCCAAtctgaaaaagaaaaaaaaaacaaaaaaaacaaaaaaaataaaaaaaacaatcgGAATATAATTCGTGCGGCGTCTAAAATATTCCTGCCTTATTTAAATCGACACAAAATgagcaaaaaaaatgaaaacgaaaaaagcgaaaataacgaaaataacgaaaaaaatggtgaaaaaaaaaatgatgaaaaaaaaaatggtgaCGAATTTGAAGAGTGTTCAATACATGATAACGAAAtagacgaaaaaaataaaacaagtTTTCGAATTTTAAAAAGAAGACATAGTTTAATAGATGAAAAAAGTATTCATGAAAATGGTcacaaacaaataaaaactGAAATAGCATCTATAGatttaaataatagaaaTGATTCTGAAAATCCAAATTTATTAGATGTAGATAGGGATACATTAACCAAACAAAATTGTATTGAAAAAAGTGATAAAGAGGTTAGCGATTTTTGCGAAAATAAGACAAATGAGAAATCGGCGGAGGACAGACACGATTCTACAGAGGTCGATTCTACAGAAGTTGAATCTACAGAAGTTGAACCCACAAAAGTTGAACCCACAAAAGTTGATCCCACAAAAGTTGATACCACAAAAGTTGATACCACAAATGTTGACCCCACAAATGTTGATTATGTTTGCTCTAATTTTAAGGAAAGTGAAGAGACGAAGGATAAGTCTTGTGATGCATCTAATAACGATATTGATAATAACAAAATGGAAGATGTAAAAGAAGAAAAGAATATGATTGAATCTGGAAAAGTTGAAAAAGATATAACTAATGATTCTAGTGAGAAAGATATAACTAATGATTCTAGTGAGAAAGACATAACTAATGATTCTAGTGAGGattgtataaaaatttatgaaaaagatgaattattttttaataagaCAGAAACATATAAAGATAAAACAAGTACAATTGATAAATTAGAAACAGATGATATAGATGCATCTTATAAGAGTACATTTTCCTCTaatgatattttaattaaaaatagtgaAACTATTTCtgaaaatttagaaaataaatgtaaagaaaaaatgagtCCAGAAAATTgtgtaaatttaaaaaaagatacTTCTTTTACATCTGATAATCATGATAGATATAAATCagtattaaataataatgttaataaaaaatatggaataaaaaaaacatcacAAAATAAGGAAATAATtaatggaaaaataataaaaaaaataaaaataggatatataaataaaataattagtATAATCTTTtgtagaaatatattaaaatattcaaTAATTTTCTCTccaatattaaaaaatgaaggaATAATAtcaaatatgaatatttccatatttaataacattattttaaaattaaaaaatataagaacaATAGATATAGAAAATTCAAGAATACGTTCTTTTTATATgccaaaaaataattacttaccatttaaaaattatacaaatacAAACAATggtataataaattatcaattttatcaaacttcacaaaatgaaaacaaaacattaaataatttatatgattCATATAATACAGAAGATGAtgtaattaataaatttttatctttaattccagaaaaaataaaatctcAATTTGTGGATAATATTACTGAAGGTATATCAGAAAATAAGAGTTCTtataatgttaataaaataaaaaagtttgttgaaaattatttaaaaataaaaaatgtaagttCTACATCTACATCTGCATCTGCATCTGCTTCTAATGCATTTTCTGAATTGTGTGGTGGTATTGAAAACGTTGATTCAGATAACATATTTGTTGAAAATGatggaaatattattaaaatacttcgagaattaataataaaatatgaagaacaaagaaataaaaatgaaacaaataaTGGAAGTAAAATTTctgtaaataatataaatttagaaaaagtTGAATCAAATGTAGAACCCGAATTTGAAAATCCAAAAGATGAAAATTCAAATGTAAAAGaaacagaaaaaaatgataatatgaTTTCAAATAATTCTCAATTTAATAAATCAGATAAAAAAGAATCATTTATAAACTTCTTAAAATCAGAGTtgtcagaaaaaaaaatatataataaagataacataaataattgtatgaattatgaatataatgaaaatatgaattattaTCAAGTTTTAAATATGTGTAACGAATTGAAatgtttaaataatttaaatttggaaaatgaaaatggaaATACAAATTCAAATGCAAATGCAAATgcaaatgaaaatgaaaatggaaatacaaatttatattacgCTTTTAAAGAAATTATAGGAAACAAAATTGGTAATATTGTAGttaataattctaatatcttaaataaattaatatcaaTAATTTTGAATGAACAATCTGTTAATAACAATcgtttaaatataaaaaatgatcaTAAATCAAATTGTAATGTTGATGGGAATCATTTAGAAAATTTGTCTAAAATATCTAGACAAAATATAAACGAtatttataacatatttgatttaaataatatgttaaataatataaaaaataaaaataaagatttattaaataattatgaatatttattgATTCCTAACAATTGTTTAGATTATAgaaatggaaataatttttatagtaACTGTTTTTCatgttataataaaaattatcacAATTTGAATAAACAAGAAGGAAATGAttataaagataataatattgaaaatgctaataattctaatttttttaacaagaataaaaattgttattacACATTACAATGTGAAAATAGATGTAAAATTGGGTTAAATAATAGAGATAATGATTCTATggtttttcaaaatattttgaaacaaattgtagaaaaaaataaatcaaaagaagtgaataataataaagtttATTCTGAATTATTAAATTGTTTGCAAAAATTatgtgataaaaataatggagAAAATATgacaaataattatgaacctatttataataatattgaattAAACTCTATGGGAATGAATCAGACTACTAATGAtgtaaacataaataataaaaatataaattttagagaaattcaaaatatgtttttaaaaataaaagaagaaTTATCACGAGGATCTGTTAGaaatgacaataataaatatgaacaagatgtttatgaaaattataatattagagAAAcagataatttaaatatattaggaGTTGGTAATAAAttagaagaagaaaataacaATGGAAATAATTTAGAATCTGTTTATAAAGATTCTATAtttaaaagatataataatCAGATGCAATCAAATATTGAAAAtcgaaataataataataatgatgaaaataaaacaaaaaatgatttatcatcattatataGTTATGcagcatataaatattggtTATCTAATAtggaaaatggaaaaaaaaataaaaaaaattatagtaaCAATAGTTATATAATTGGTAATAACATTTATAGTACATGTTTATGTACTGGAAAATGTGTATGTTATAGTAATGATTATAGAATAATTGATAGTTATGATATAAAAGATTATTTATCTAATTTATCTTATTCAAATATGATTGCAGAtacaaataatgataaagTGGGAAATATAGATGAACTtggaaaatttttattagtatctgttgataataaaagaaaCAATATACATAATTGTTTAAATGTTAatcaaaatgatgaaaagATGGGAGGAAATATAAGTAACAATTcttctaatttattttttaattctaaaaataataatagtgataataTATTAGGTAATACAacaaattttgataatttgaATCTACaagaaaatatagatgcTACATCatttgaaataaatatgttaaataacaatcatgataatttaaatattatgaaaGAATTATATggtaatgataaaaataatatgtacatatcatgtagaaataataatacaaatattttaaggtctagtaaaaataaatttggaaaaaaaaacaattataataatttgaatgatgatgaaaataatgaatctCACACAAATACAGATAACCAAAAAATCGGAATGAAGACCGATAAGAATAACAAAAATGGAAACATGTCTATCAACGGCATGTTTGGAACTTACGGGCGTGGCCAAAGAACAAAAGGTAATCGAAAATGTTAGACGGCAAAATAATCGCTAGAATAATCACTAGCATAATCGCTAGCATAATCTCTAGCATAATCGCTAGCATAATCGCTAATTTCCCGAAAATTGTTCAAAACAAACgttataattcatttttacttttatagggttagaaaaaaataagaacaCAGGGGATAGTGGAACTTCGAATAAAAATAGTGGAAACACAAAAGTAAATACATCTAAAAGAGGAAATGGAAAAGATAAACAAAATGGTGGATGCTATATAGATATTGGTGAAAATTATGAACTTAAATATACAGTTGCTGAATTAAAACCTCAAAGAGGAgtttattttgataaatcTCAAAAAGCATGGATAGGAAGTTGGTATGAAGAAGGAAAACAAATTAAACGTcgatttaaaattaaatattatggTTGGGATGAAGCTAAAGAATTAGCAACAAAAGCTAGATTTTCTTTTGaaaatagaataaaaaatttagaagGAAATAATGGAAAAGGTAATTCTAGTACatctaaaaataatacaaattcaGGAGAAAAAAGTGGAACAAAACTTACagtaattaataataaaaaaaatggagtCCAAGATGTagaaaatagtaataataataataatgatagaATAAAAACAAGAAACAGTTCTAAAGATGtaggagaaaaaaataataatgaaaatagtgGATTTGgtgaaaataatttgaatGATATAGATAATtcaaacgaaaaaaataattctgatgataaaaaaaaaaaaaataataatatagatgaAGATGAAATATGGAATAATCAAGAATCtcaaaattatgataaagatgaatataataaaaatataggaaatgtaaaaattaatttaacaaatgaatataaatcaGGAGTAAATACTAGAAGTggatattttacaaaaaaaaatcattttaataataaaaataataccaaTTGGTTAGAAGAAAGACAtactgattataataatttagatGTAAATATTTCTGGACAAAGAtcattttataatacatatgaTAGTGGAAATGGTTGTGAAATAGATGAAGTTAAAAATTgttcaaataaattatatgattatGAAGAAATTGAGTTAGATAATAGAAATAGTAATGGAATAAATTCAGGAAAAAAAGGATATACAAAagatagtaataataataataataataaccaTTTTAATAATggacaaataaaatatcaaaataataaatataatgatggAAATAATACTATTACATATGCTAAATCtaatacaaaaaaaggatgtgataataatataattgataATTCTGTTATATTACCTCAAGGTGTGTTTTATCAAGATTCTAAAAAAGCTTTTTGTGCTAATTGGTATTCAAATGGAAAACAAGAAAAAagatatttttctattaataAGTTTGGTGAAGAAAGAGCTAGAAGTTTAGCAATAGCAGCaagaaaaaaatttgaaaacttgtataaaaaaaatactaaaagAGATTATGTTTCgggaattaataatatacaacaaattgaaaatgataattctGAAATACTaatttctaaaaaaaatgataatttaaatgaagAACATATGAAtcttgaaaaaaatgaatctaTTATTGATTacacaaaaaaagaaaaagaaataaatgatgataaagaTTCAGaaggtaataataatgatgaaaatattattgttaaaaaaaataattatataaatgtaaataatatggGGATAAGTAATAGATGTAATACACGAAATGgttctaaaaatattaacttCGATTATAATAATGACCATGGttttgaaaatgaaaataattatgatgataataaaacaGAAGATGAAAATAGTTTTGTAcaaaatttgaataaaaatgagcatgaacaaaaaaaaataattaatcaAGTAAATTCTAATATTACTACTGATGTAATAAAGGAACATATTATTGATAATTTTGTAAACCCTCAAGAATCAAAATCTAATGAAGAATATCATATTGATTCCAATGAAGGAAATAGTAAGATCAaccattttaaaaataataatttagagATGAATGATAgcaaagaaaatattataataaatttagaaaatgataattatgatgaaaattgtctaaaaaatgatacaatACCGAAAGTATGTAATAAtgatcataataatatagaagaTAATCATTTTgatgtaaataaaatgacagaaaaaaatatgccttcacatttatttttacaaacaAATGGTAgcgaaaataaagaaatgtcAGTAAAAGATATGAAcataaatgattataatatgGAAAATGACTCTAACTATATGAATAGCAATAGCAATAGCAATCGTAGTAGCAATAAACAATCGGAAGAAGATATGTTTGCAAAAAATTCTCAAAAAGATAATTTGAGTCCATATAATAAATCAGATAAATCTGTATCAACACCAGCTGGTGTTTATGTTATTAGAATCAATGGAGTAGTACAAGCATGGAGAGCTGAATGGAAAAGCTCAAATGGTTGTAAAAAAACCAAAAATTTTGGAATAAGCACATATGGATATGATTTAAGTAAAAAATTGGCAATTGAAATGAGAGCTAGAATGTCTGGGGAATGCTTAGTTGCAGATGATGGAACCATTTTTGattatagaaataaaatagaatCTAAagatgaataataaaataaaagaatataattataatatcaACTATTTCATTTGCAATGtttgtataattttgttctttttttctttatttactCGTTTGGTTTTATTTGGTGGATTTgttatttgttattttgtttgttttttatttggtCGTTTTTgtcttaaattttttttatattgtttacaaccagaaaaatattattgtatCATCAATCAAATATtcgtttaaataattttataagttTAAAAACTTTTCAACACGctcaacttttttttttttttaattttgcatcatttttatttccacACTTTACGAACACAAAATTAGGAAAAAGTCGCTCCAACGAGTGACAgataaatggaaaaataaaaaaaaaaataaaaaagagaaaCATGAAAATTAATGAAGATGAGATGTAAATGTTTCTCATACAGGAGTCTCGAATATgataatgttatattttctgtttttatttttaacagTCATTCTTAAATATCTATTTTTAACAACATTAATGGATCCAGTAAAAGATCGTCTTTTTGATATGAATACACACCATGTACCTTTATTGCTAGGATAGAAATAAGTAGCTAATTTCAGTAAACTGTCAGATAAATCATCCATACTTATATTGGggttatttataaattcattaataACATGCTGCTTAAAATTAGTTTTCATTTGATCTTCCATATATGTGAAATCTATATGTGTTAATGTTAAACATCTTGTCTTTACTTTTTTGTAATTAATAGATGTATAAAATGATTTAGCATTCATATAATCTAATCTACTAACAGTTTTTGATCTAAAAcataatatttcatatttttcattaaaatattttttatctaaattattagatatacatatttcatgtatatttttatttacaccTGATAAAGACAAGTATTCAACTATTGGTGTGTAACTCAAACTATgtcttttattttcatctgtTTTATtgatatcattatttttaatttcattgtCATATTTATCCTCTTCATAATTATAAGTTATTTTATCACTAAAATCGTTATTACTATTagcataaataattttatcctcattatataaatatgatttaaAATAGTAATCTGATCCAGTCATTAATATgttccatttttttccatgGACATTTTCCATAACTGTagccatattttttaatattgtcATAAAACTTTCCTTTTCTTTAgatttatatacaaataaatcatttaaattatttaataatatatctttatttgtaGATTGTGCAAATTCTGGTCCATATTTACGTAAAGCTTCTATGTGATCTATATAATTAGataaatttacatttttaaaatattcttCAAAACttacattatttaaattattataacaagATATAAATTGTTTgaattttccattttcataattattaaaatttataacattattaAAATCTTCCTTTTCTATTGATAATATCATTTTAAGGTAATCTGTTGCACTGTTTCTACGACTTTCATCATCATCAGAAACTTTAGTTTCGTCatttaatgtattatttatatcttgtTGTGtctctttattattttcaaataatttattttcatcatcatcacaattattttcatttggattttctttttctataGATTCTTCTGTTTCGCTCATTTCATTTAATTCACAATTTATGacttttaaattttcattttcatcgATTGAAATTTCTTCATTCTCGTTTATTTCTATTTCgtttatattttcctttGTTCCAACTTCTTCTACATATATCATCACATTCTGTTCCATGCTTACTTCACCATCATCTTCTTTGATTTCATTGGTTACATCCTCTACTGTAACGGTTTGTTTTTCTTCTCCTACAGATTCTACTTCAACTgcattttcttcttctacTACGGATTCTACTTCAGCTGCATTTTCTACTTCTACTACGGATTCTACTTCAAATACATTTTCTACTTCGACTGCATTTTCTTCTTCTCCTACATTTTCTACTTCTTCTACAGATTCTACTTTAACTgcattttcttcttctacTACGGATTCTACTTCAGCTACATTTTCTACTTCTACTGCATTTTCTTCTTCTCCTACTGATTCTACTTCAACTgcattttcttcttctacTACGGATTCTACTTCAAATACATTTTCTACTTCTATTACGGATTCTACTTCAACTGCATTTTCGTCTTCTCCTACATTTTCTACTTCTTCTACAGATTCTACTTTAACTgcattttcttcttctacTACGGATTCTACTTCAGCTACATTTTCTACTTTAACTgcattttcttcttctacTACGGATTCTACTTCAGCTACATTTTCTACTTCTACTGCATTTTCTACTTCTACTGCACTTTCTACTTCTACTACGGATTCTACTTCAGCTACATTTTCTACTTCTACTGCATTTTCTACGTCTACTGCATTTTCTACTTCTACTGCATTTTCTACGTCTACTGCACTTTCTACTTCTACTACGGATTCTACTTCAAATACATTTTCTACTTTTATTACGGATTCTACTTCAACTGCATTTTCTTCTTCTCCTACATTTTCTACTTCTACTACAGGTTCTGTTTCTACGGAAACTTCTTTGTCTTCAGTTTCATTTGGTATAGCCCCTACAGGAAGTTCTTCCTTTTGGTCTATCGGTTCGCTCTTCACAGTTGAAGtgctttttctttttcgtCTTCttcttcgttttttttttttattttgcccGTTATTTTTTTGGTTTTTATTAGATTCTTCATTCATAGGTTCGATGTCCTCACAAATATCCTCTCCAATTGTTTCGGCGTTCGCCGTTTCAATTCCCTCGACAGGGCCCTCAGAAGCTTCCTTTGTAAATTCAATTTCTTCGACTTCTTCAACATCGTCAATTTCTTCAACTTCTTCAACTTTTTCAACTTTTTCAAGTTCTTTAGCTCCTTCAACTTTTTCAAATTCTTCAACTTTTTCAAATTCTTCAACCTTTTCAAGTTCTTTAACTTCTTCAACTTCAACCTTTTCAACCGCTTCGCTAGCTGCATTCTCTTGTTCACTAACTTTTTCACCAAAGAGATCTTGGATGGCTTGGTATTTTTCCGTTTCGATACTCTGAAAAATGTCACTTCCCATGGTCAGCCTCTTGGCAAAGCTGGTGTAGCATAAATTTTCATATCCTTTAGTACAAATAGCATATGGCTTACaacaattataaaaattaaagaattGCTTTATGGATTCATTTATCttgattttgtttttatttacaatatctaatatttcaaaattatttttattagaatttttatctatattttcattGCATTTATCGTCAATGGGATTGGTATCGTTTTCATCTTCTTTCAAAACTATTTGTTCTTCAACCACTTTTTTAATagaatttttcttttcttcaGATTTGCTGGATTTTTTGAATCCaaaaaattgatataatTGACTAAGCCTATTTTTACTTCCTTTTTTTGGTTTGTCTTCTTTATTTGACTGAATATCGTCTCTTAAAATATTTCCAGAGCatgttttatcattatttggaGTATCAATTTCTTGTTCGATATATTCATCATCAAATTTTACACATTCTAAATTAGATACATCATTTAGATTATATAGTGCTGATTTTTTCATATGTTCAATATGTTGTTCAtaagaaatattaaaatgttCATATTTAGGaaagatattaataattaataatctTAAGCAATAATTGCTAATGAAAACCATATTATTTCCTATCATCCATTCGTAGTTGTTTATTTGATATGATTTTATTAGAGCTTCAACTTTTTCTTTGAGATATTCATTTGATTTTTCTTCTACATCCTCAGATTGTTCAACTTTCTCTTCTTCATTCTCATATTGTTCGACGTTCTCTTCCACATTCTCATATTGTTCGACGTTTTCTTCTTCATTCTCATATTGTTCGACGTTTTCTTCTTCATTCTCATATTGTTCGACGTTCTCTTCCACATTCTCATATTGGTCGACGTTCTCTTCTACATTCACATCTTCATCTTGCTCAACTTTCTCTTCTACATCTGCATCTTCATCTTGCTCAACTTTCACATCGACAACTTCATATTGATCTTCtgcattttcatttttcacaTCGACAACTTCACATTGATCTTCtgcattttcttcatcaatggtttttgtttttatgtCAAAAATGGAGAGAAACTCGTTTAAGGTGAATTTGTGAGGATAATATCCGACCTTTAATTGTGAAGCTTCAACAATGCTAAAATTTCTAACTTGTCGCAATACTATGTTAGCATCAAATGAACATAATTCTCTTTTACTTTCGTTAGGTTTCATGCAAACAATAAAATGGCAAAAAGTGGTATGTTGAAGTTTTTCTAATTCTGTTAAATTATTTCTTAATAAACTAACAGCCATTTGGTTTTTGGTATCATATCcccttttaaataatttaagagCAGATTGTATACTATATCTTCTTTTTTCTTCTACAATATTTCCTGAATTGTCataattataaaacataCAAAATTGTCgcatatattcattttctgATTGTTTAACCATATCAATAAAACGTTTTGTTAATatgtctatatttttttcaacaaaATTTTCTgcattgtatattatatctCCACAAGAATGGGTGATGacaaatgtttttttatttccagttatatcattttttttaatatattttgaattaCGGCTAAATTTTCGTATTATAGACGCGTGTAAATTACTTTTGtcatatattgtttttgtgGAAACATTTTCCAAAAGTGAGAATAAGGATCCTTCTGTTGGACCAACCAATAAATCGTATAAAGGTTCATTGTCTATATTTTCCATATTGTATTCACAAAATATTCCATCCTCATTATATGAAAGCACTACTTGTTTGTAGAGacaattgtttttaattttaattatttcttcatttgtcgtattaattaataattgTTCTAATGAGTTATCTTTggaattttcaaaatatgccatgtctaatatatttatgtaattggtattt
This sequence is a window from Plasmodium yoelii strain 17X genome assembly, chromosome: 1. Protein-coding genes within it:
- a CDS encoding myosin E, putative; its protein translation is MSIMRNSNYDQSFKEGDLVWCKNTSSTNDQINMMYNLCRVIDVKCDNQILLSKYNDYSDYVFLADSENLSKANYLFSLDQNDMMKLRYINEPSVLYHLKERFKNNKYYTKMGPLLIFINPKISNNINNEETIEKYKCIDCIEDLSLNEYHVVHNALKNLNELKRNQSIIISGESGSGKSEIAKNIIDFIAYRVKGSRRLPTMFPMIDKNEVIEENETDAYENNVNDQEEDNIHNEENTIYQFNMSEMLKHVNVVMEAFGNAVTVDNKNSSRFSKFCTIHIENEEIKSFHIKKFLLDKERLINRKANENSFNIFYYMINGSSDKFKKMYFLKSIENYSMLNNEKGFEKFSDYSGKILELLKSLNYIFDDDKEIDFIFSVLSALLLLGNTEIVKAFRKKSLLMGKNSCGQNINYETILNELGNSEDIGLDENVKNLLLACKLLSFDIETFVKYFTTNYIFNDSILIKVHNETKIQKKLENFIKTCYEELFNWIIYKINEKCTQLENINTNTNYINILDMAYFENSKDNSLEQLLINTTNEEIIKIKNNCLYKQVVLSYNEDGIFCEYNMENIDNEPLYDLLVGPTEGSLFSLLENVSTKTIYDKSNLHASIIRKFSRNSKYIKKNDITGNKKTFVITHSCGDIIYNAENFVEKNIDILTKRFIDMVKQSENEYMRQFCMFYNYDNSGNIVEEKRRYSIQSALKLFKRGYDTKNQMAVSLLRNNLTELEKLQHTTFCHFIVCMKPNESKRELCSFDANIVLRQVRNFSIVEASQLKVGYYPHKFTLNEFLSIFDIKTKTIDEENAEDQCEVVDVKNENAEDQYEVVDVKVEQDEDADVEEKVEQDEDVNVEENVDQYENVEENVEQYENEEENVEQYENEEENVEQYENVEENVEQYENEEEKVEQSEDVEEKSNEYLKEKVEALIKSYQINNYEWMIGNNMVFISNYCLRLLIINIFPKYEHFNISYEQHIEHMKKSALYNLNDVSNLECVKFDDEYIEQEIDTPNNDKTCSGNILRDDIQSNKEDKPKKGSKNRLSQLYQFFGFKKSSKSEEKKNSIKKVVEEQIVLKEDENDTNPIDDKCNENIDKNSNKNNFEILDIVNKNKIKINESIKQFFNFYNCCKPYAICTKGYENLCYTSFAKRLTMGSDIFQSIETEKYQAIQDLFGEKVSEQENAASEAVEKVEVEEVKELEKVEEFEKVEEFEKVEGAKELEKVEKVEEVEEIDDVEEVEEIEFTKEASEGPVEGIETANAETIGEDICEDIEPMNEESNKNQKNNGQNKKKKRRRRRKRKSTSTVKSEPIDQKEELPVGAIPNETEDKEVSVETEPVVEVENVGEEENAVEVESVIKVENVFEVESVVEVESAVDVENAVEVENAVDVENAVEVENVAEVESVVEVESAVEVENAVEVENVAEVESVVEEENAVKVENVAEVESVVEEENAVKVESVEEVENVGEDENAVEVESVIEVENVFEVESVVEEENAVEVESVGEEENAVEVENVAEVESVVEEENAVKVESVEEVENVGEEENAVEVENVFEVESVVEVENAAEVESVVEEENAVEVESVGEEKQTVTVEDVTNEIKEDDGEVSMEQNVMIYVEEVGTKENINEIEINENEEISIDENENLKVINCELNEMSETEESIEKENPNENNCDDDENKLFENNKETQQDINNTLNDETKVSDDDESRRNSATDYLKMILSIEKEDFNNVINFNNYENGKFKQFISCYNNLNNVSFEEYFKNVNLSNYIDHIEALRKYGPEFAQSTNKDILLNNLNDLFVYKSKEKESFMTILKNMATVMENVHGKKWNILMTGSDYYFKSYLYNEDKIIYANSNNDFSDKITYNYEEDKYDNEIKNNDINKTDENKRHSLSYTPIVEYLSLSGVNKNIHEICISNNLDKKYFNEKYEILCFRSKTVSRLDYMNAKSFYTSINYKKVKTRCLTLTHIDFTYMEDQMKTNFKQHVINEFINNPNISMDDLSDSLLKLATYFYPSNKGTWCVFISKRRSFTGSINVVKNRYLRMTVKNKNRKYNIIIFETPV